The genomic DNA ATCTGAAAATTGAAACAGCTTGATGGAGCTTGACAATTCGCTCTCTGCTTCTTTTTCTGTTTTATAGGTTCCTGTAATTTCAATCACACTACTATTGGGTTGGTAGGTAATTTCTTTTACATTGCCATCTTTGAGTTCTTCTACAACTTGTGAGTAACTAATCTGATGAGTGGCAACCTGACTACCTGCACGGAAAAATTGAAATCCTGTAATAATAGTAGCAATGAGTAGAATAATGAGAAAAGGATTTCTGATAAATCCTTTATTTGGTTGATTGTTCATAAATAAGAATAACCTTTTTTCTAATTTGAATAAACTTCCTCTTTCAATACACCAACGTAAGGAAGATTACGATAGTTTTCATTGTAGTCCAAGCCGAAACCAACGACAAATTCATTTGGAATAGTAAAGCAAGTATAGTCTGGTTCGATTTCTACAACGCGGCCTTCTGGTTTATCAAGAAGAGTCACAATTTTAATAGAGGAAGCCTGACGAAGCGAGAATAGTTCTTTTAGTTCTTTAAGAGTACGGCCTGTATCAATGATATCTTCAATAAAAAGAACATCGCGACCAGAAATAGTTTTATCCAGATCCTTGATAATTTTTACAGTGCCGCTGCTCTCAGTTCCTCCGTGATAGCTTGATACTACCATGTAGTCTGTTTCAATGTGCGTGTCAATGTGTTTTATCAATTCAGCCATAAAAGGAATAGAACCCTTTAAAATGCCAACCAAGACAGGATTTTTACCCGCATAGTTTTCTGTTAAGACCTTACCTAGTTCTTTACATTTTGCAGCAATTTCTTCTTCAGTAATCAGAACTTTTTTAATATCTTTTTCCAGCATGCTTCGTCTACTCTTTCATTTTTATATATAATGTAGCTTTGATTATATCATTTTTTAACGATTTACTCAAATCACTGATAGCGATATCCAGAATTCCGTAGATTTTTCCATCTTGTTCCACCACGATTGGCTCTTCTCTTCTTGTTTGTGAAATTTTTTTATCAATAAAAAGACGGCGTAGTTTTTTGTTGACTTGATGTAGGAGAATAGTGTCGCCTGCCTGTCGCTTCCTGATTAGGATTGGTTTGTCCGGCTCTAAGTTTATTACTTGCTGCGCCCCTTCTAAGGGTTGGTTGAGTGATACAAGAAATCGACCGATTTCAACAATACCTTCTGATTTTATCATGTAACTTTCAGAAAAAGTATCCGTCTGAGGTAGGATTTTTGTAATAGAAAATCGTTCGTAATCCTTTATCAAATAATAGCCTGATTTCAACTTATGTCGGTAGTTGGCCTTGGTTCTCAAAATAGCCATTACCATATCAAATTGGGACTTGCTCAGCTGCAAGTCAGGGAATTTTTCCAGATAAAGTTGGAGTAGAACATATTGAACAGCCTCTGTTTGTTGGCGAAAAACTTGAAGATTTGTTAGATCGATGCCAGCTGACAAGTCAAGGAGGGCTTGATGAAGGAGATGCTGTTCTTTGCCAAATTCCAATAATTGTTTGGAAAATTGTGGGTTTTCCTGCTGCATCAAGGGTAAGTAGGCATGACGAACACGATTACGAAAATAAATCAGAGAATCATTGCTTTCGTCCTCGAAATGAAATAAGTCTTCTAACTCAGTCTTGGAAAAACTAAGCAGAGGGCGAATCAATTCTCCATCAGCAAACTTTTGAACAGCTTGAATCCCAGACAGATGCATCCAGCGACTTCCTCGTAATAATCTCATAAAGATTGTTTCTGCTTGGTCATCTGCATGGTGAGCTGTTACCAGGGCCGAATACCCCTCTTCCTGCATCACTTTCTGGAAAAATTGATAACGGAATTTTCTTGCTTTCTGTTCTGAAAAAGAATCTGTAAAAGCTGTAGAATAGAAGGGGAGTTCTTGTTCTCTAGCCCAATTTCTCAGGTACTCCTCTTCTTGGTCTGCTTCGGGGCGCTGTTTGTGGTTGACGTGAACAAGTCCAAGATTAATCTCCAACTCCTTTTGTAAACGAAATAAGAGATGAAGGAGGTTCATGGAATCTTTTCCTCCCGATACAGCAACTAAGACTTTTTTATGCTTATCAAAAAAGTGACCATCCTGTGCCACTTTTAAAAATCGATTGTTCATCATTTTAGAATCCCATAAATATCGTTAGCGATTTGAGATATCATCTCATAGCTAGATTTGTCTGTAAAGATTGAAAGGATGAATGGAGAATCCGCATAAACAACTGCAACGTCGTGTTTCACATCATCAGCATCTCCAATCTTATGGGCAACTGGAACCTCAATATCTTTCGAAATACGTTGGTTGTCAAACTGCGTAGTTAACAAACTTTCTAACACATACCCATCTTGTTCGTAGATAGCTTCCATCATCAAACCTGCCATCCGGGCTGTTGCCATACGAGAAGACATATCCCATACTTGTCCAGTTGCTTCATAAACAGTTGACTGGTAATCTTCATCGAATTGATGAGTGATGTAGTAGGCCAACAAATTGCTTGCCACATTGTCCGACTCCTTACTTGTTCGCTGAATCAAATCTTCCAGACTGTAATAAGCCTGATCAGGAGTCTTAGGCAGAGAACCGCTTCCGCCAGTTGCATAAGATCCGGGGAAGGTGATAGATTGGTCTGTGTACTGTAATTTATCTGTCAAGTTAATGTAACCTGCATCCAATTCTTCCTGAACATAATAAAGGATTGGTAACTTAGCGATACTAGCAGAATACATCAATTTGTCTGCATGAATTCCTGTTTCTTGGTTGGTTGACAATTGCTTGACATATACAGAAATGGTGTCTGTTTGGTATTTGCTGTGTAAAAGTTCTTCGACAGCTTTAATACGGTTATCTGTCTGTGTCAAATACTCTGTACTGATCCATCCCTTGCCACTAATATGGGCGAATTGACCTAAGGGAGTTGCAACCAGCTCGCTGATTTGAACGGATTGATAGGCCTTTAAATCGGTCGATACAGGTTTAGCCTGGTTAGCAATCGGACTGGAAAAAACTTGAAAATCTTTTTCTAACCACCAATCACCTGCCACAGGGAGATAATCAGTAATTTTATCGTCATAAATCAAAGACTGATCAGCCGGGATATAGGTTTGATTATCTAACTCAAAAACTAGCTTCTGAGACTGGTTGATAGCAACGCCGACTATCGTTAGTCTATCATTTGGATGAATGGTGCCTGCAACTTCTGTCAAGTCGCTGTCAAGATAGCTATTGATTTCTTGATAGACATTTGGATTGGTAGGTATGGTACGAAAGTCACTACTATATTCTTTATAGGTAAGTTGGTATTGTATTTCTGGTTGGGGTTCAAAAGGAATTTCAGTACTGTCTACCTTAATTTGGCTAAATAATACGGGAAATAATAATACAAGTAGCTGTTTCTTCATGCCCCCTCCTTTCCAGTCGGTTCTTCTAATTTTAATTCTCGATTCTTTTTGGATAATTCTTCTAGTTTTTCATCAGAGTAGCGTAAAAAAGTTTCTACGGTTTTTAAAATATCTTCTGTCATTTCGGCAATAATCCTGGAATGTTGTAAACAATTTCACCATCTTTTGAAAATTGATAGCGAGCGCGGATATACTTAGCAGCATAATCCTCATCCTGAAGTTTTTTTAAGAGAGCTTCTTCCACTTTCTTTTCTTGAGAGAGTTCTTCATGATGTTTCTGCAATTCAACCAACTTGGCTTCATTTTTTTTCAGAGTATTATAACTTTCAACCAAGTTATAAGTGGGAAGAATGAATAAAAAGATGACCAATATTAAAATAGAAGCCATAAAACGATTTTTTCGCCGTTTTTCTTGCTGGTAGGTCTTTGTTTTTTGCAACTCATCTTGAATAAACTGGTTGTTAATTTGGAGAATATTAGACTTCTTCATCTTTCTCTATCCTTGTTTCATTGATGATTTCATACATTTTGAGGGCATCTTCTTTTTTTGTACTATCCTTCATTTCCAAAACTTTAACCGTCAATAACTTGTTTCCGAAACGAATTTCAATCAAATCATTGATTTTTAAATCAGTTGATGACTTGGCCAAAATACCATTTACCTTAATCCGTCCCTTATCTGCAACTTCTTTAGCAACAGTCCGACGTTTGATAATTCGAGATACTTTTAAATACTTATCTAATCGCATAATTTCACCTCATCTCATTATTTTACCATGTTTCAACCATTTTTAGGCTTTTCGCCCCTTGATTTCCAACATTTTCTCACTAAATTGAAGCAATTCTTCCAATATTTCAACTGTTTTACGGCCTTGGATACCAAAAATCACTTCCATCTGCCCTTTGTTTTCGGCAATTCGCGCCTTGAGGTTGGTAACAGACAGGGCTTCAAAATAATCCTGAGTAAGGAAGTATTGACCTGCTATACCTTCGAATCGAACAGTTACCTGCTGATTTTTCAAATCAACCGTCTGGGCAAAAATTTGATCCAAAAAAGATTTGAGAAGACCAATTTCCAATAAATAAGCAACCACATCTGGATACTCGCCAAATCGGTCTATCAATTCATCCTGTAGTTCCTGATAGTTGACACGACTGTCAATCTGTTTGATGCGCTTGTAAATTTCAATTTTCTGGCGTTGATCAGAAATATAATCACTAGGAAGGTAGGCATCTATGAAAAGATTAATTTCTGTATTGCTGCTTTGACGTTTAGGAGATTGTCCTTGTTTATTCAAGATAGCTTCTTCTAGCAACTGAGAGTAGAGTTCATAACCTACTGAATCGATGAAACCACTTTGGGCTGCTCCCAGAATATTACCTGCACCACGGATAGATAGATCCTGCATGGCAACCTTAAAGCCTGAACCAAGTTCTGTAAAGCCTTTAATAGCTTCTAAGCGCTTTTCGGCTACTTCTGTCAAGTTTTTATCTGGGCGATACATCAGGTAGGCATAGGCTATTCTGCTTGAACGACCAACTCGACCGCGTAATTGATAGAGGGTTGACAAGCCCATATGATCTGCATTTTCAATAAAAAGGGTATTGGCATTTGGAATATCCACCCCTGTTTCAATAATTGTGGTTGTCACCAAAAGGTCGTATTCTCCTTCAATGAAAGAAAGAAGAGTATTTTCTAGTTGAATTTCTGACATTTGACCATGAACATAACCAATGGAAGCTTCTGGAACCAATTCTCTTAATTCAGCTACTTTTTGTTCAATTGTGTCAACTTTATTGTAAAGGTAGTAAACTTGACCGCCACGATCCATCTCTCTCATAATGGCATCCCGAATCACTGTTTGATTCAATTCCATGACATAGGTTTGCACCGGATAGCGATTGGTAGGAGGTGTTT from Streptococcus oriscaviae includes the following:
- the hpt gene encoding hypoxanthine phosphoribosyltransferase; amino-acid sequence: MLEKDIKKVLITEEEIAAKCKELGKVLTENYAGKNPVLVGILKGSIPFMAELIKHIDTHIETDYMVVSSYHGGTESSGTVKIIKDLDKTISGRDVLFIEDIIDTGRTLKELKELFSLRQASSIKIVTLLDKPEGRVVEIEPDYTCFTIPNEFVVGFGLDYNENYRNLPYVGVLKEEVYSN
- the tilS gene encoding tRNA lysidine(34) synthetase TilS, which encodes MMNNRFLKVAQDGHFFDKHKKVLVAVSGGKDSMNLLHLLFRLQKELEINLGLVHVNHKQRPEADQEEEYLRNWAREQELPFYSTAFTDSFSEQKARKFRYQFFQKVMQEEGYSALVTAHHADDQAETIFMRLLRGSRWMHLSGIQAVQKFADGELIRPLLSFSKTELEDLFHFEDESNDSLIYFRNRVRHAYLPLMQQENPQFSKQLLEFGKEQHLLHQALLDLSAGIDLTNLQVFRQQTEAVQYVLLQLYLEKFPDLQLSKSQFDMVMAILRTKANYRHKLKSGYYLIKDYERFSITKILPQTDTFSESYMIKSEGIVEIGRFLVSLNQPLEGAQQVINLEPDKPILIRKRQAGDTILLHQVNKKLRRLFIDKKISQTRREEPIVVEQDGKIYGILDIAISDLSKSLKNDIIKATLYIKMKE
- a CDS encoding serine hydrolase, with product MKKQLLVLLFPVLFSQIKVDSTEIPFEPQPEIQYQLTYKEYSSDFRTIPTNPNVYQEINSYLDSDLTEVAGTIHPNDRLTIVGVAINQSQKLVFELDNQTYIPADQSLIYDDKITDYLPVAGDWWLEKDFQVFSSPIANQAKPVSTDLKAYQSVQISELVATPLGQFAHISGKGWISTEYLTQTDNRIKAVEELLHSKYQTDTISVYVKQLSTNQETGIHADKLMYSASIAKLPILYYVQEELDAGYINLTDKLQYTDQSITFPGSYATGGSGSLPKTPDQAYYSLEDLIQRTSKESDNVASNLLAYYITHQFDEDYQSTVYEATGQVWDMSSRMATARMAGLMMEAIYEQDGYVLESLLTTQFDNQRISKDIEVPVAHKIGDADDVKHDVAVVYADSPFILSIFTDKSSYEMISQIANDIYGILK
- a CDS encoding SP_0009 family protein; this encodes MTEDILKTVETFLRYSDEKLEELSKKNRELKLEEPTGKEGA
- a CDS encoding FtsB family cell division protein, whose amino-acid sequence is MKKSNILQINNQFIQDELQKTKTYQQEKRRKNRFMASILILVIFLFILPTYNLVESYNTLKKNEAKLVELQKHHEELSQEKKVEEALLKKLQDEDYAAKYIRARYQFSKDGEIVYNIPGLLPK
- a CDS encoding RNA-binding S4 domain-containing protein — protein: MRLDKYLKVSRIIKRRTVAKEVADKGRIKVNGILAKSSTDLKINDLIEIRFGNKLLTVKVLEMKDSTKKEDALKMYEIINETRIEKDEEV